The proteins below are encoded in one region of Methanobrevibacter ruminantium:
- a CDS encoding NYN domain-containing protein — translation MKVIIDAANVAHFHKEEGAKAKLKNITLAVKALEEEGHDFLIIADASLRHNIDDKETFVRLVNDGIIDEVPVGTIADHYILDLAYEEDAKVLSNDKFRDFMSEFPDINSIRIPFSIQDNELVMGKAKKPKKVKNLLQNICDETLNELERKRWVVYKGKETTKFTPLNVAKQAILLLDESEQDNVSSKIEGIFSKLPMFDKVMEMVDDVETSVPYVIFVLVHPKDYKAAVKDAGNISVTVADRLRLVHKPLIAVRNDLFIKPGYFGLNIVLTDEVEDNPPYNIEIQTNTYDEVFIKKNSRNIASTIAGRLGSWKFPFVSVKPNMILEKPGEFEIYLEKNSKKKKDKD, via the coding sequence TTGAAAGTTATTATTGATGCTGCAAATGTTGCACATTTTCATAAAGAGGAAGGTGCAAAGGCTAAATTGAAAAACATTACCTTGGCTGTAAAGGCATTGGAAGAAGAAGGTCATGACTTTTTAATCATAGCGGATGCTTCCTTACGTCATAATATAGATGATAAAGAGACTTTTGTCAGATTGGTTAATGATGGAATCATTGATGAGGTTCCTGTTGGAACCATTGCAGACCATTACATTCTTGATTTGGCTTATGAAGAGGATGCAAAGGTATTGTCTAATGACAAGTTCAGGGATTTCATGTCTGAATTCCCAGACATCAACAGCATAAGAATTCCATTTTCAATTCAGGACAATGAATTGGTCATGGGAAAGGCTAAAAAGCCTAAAAAGGTCAAGAATCTCTTGCAGAACATCTGTGATGAAACATTGAATGAACTTGAAAGAAAACGTTGGGTAGTCTACAAAGGTAAGGAAACAACCAAATTCACTCCATTGAATGTTGCAAAGCAAGCTATTCTCTTGCTTGATGAGTCTGAACAGGATAATGTTTCCTCAAAAATAGAAGGAATCTTCTCTAAATTGCCAATGTTTGACAAGGTTATGGAAATGGTGGATGATGTTGAAACATCTGTTCCATATGTGATTTTTGTTCTTGTCCATCCAAAAGACTATAAGGCTGCTGTCAAGGATGCAGGTAACATTTCAGTAACTGTAGCTGACAGATTGAGATTGGTTCACAAGCCACTTATCGCAGTTAGAAATGACTTGTTCATCAAGCCCGGCTACTTTGGATTGAACATTGTCTTGACTGATGAGGTGGAAGACAATCCTCCATACAACATTGAAATTCAAACCAACACCTATGATGAAGTGTTCATTAAGAAGAATTCAAGAAACATTGCAAGTACCATTGCAGGAAGATTAGGGTCCTGGAAGTTCCCATTCGTTTCAGTCAAGCCTAATATGATTCTTGAAAAACCAGGGGAGTTTGAGATCTATTTGGAAAAGAATTCCAAGAAAAAGAAAGATAAGGATTAA
- the hisD gene encoding histidinol dehydrogenase — protein MEILRYDKETANDLIKRSQADISEVLNIVSDILKDVKENKDEAVKRYTAKFDKAELNDLQVSEDEIKEAYDNLDKNLIEALKRASGNIEKFHKAQIPEEWFMEVNTGITAGQIIRPINSVGCYIPGGRAAYPSSILMEVIPARIAGVERIICCTPPGADGKIMDAILVAADLAGADEIYKCGGAQAIAAMAYGTESIEKVEKIVGPGNVFVTGAKKLVYGDVDIEFPAGPSEVLILCDSTAIPEYLAHDFLSQAEHDPEASCFLVTDDVKIAEKSKDLIEEFSKEAERREIIEESLEKHGHIILCENMDDAIDFTNTYAPEHLIICTEDDASVLDRIKNAGSIFLGKYSPVAAGDYGSGTNHVLPTGGGAKMYSGLSTEAFLKKPTVQNITREGIEELSKTVIPIAEYEGFHAHANSVKVRLDKN, from the coding sequence ATGGAAATTCTAAGATATGATAAGGAAACTGCAAATGATTTGATTAAAAGGTCACAAGCAGATATCAGTGAAGTCCTGAATATAGTTTCAGACATCTTAAAGGATGTTAAGGAAAACAAGGATGAAGCTGTAAAAAGATACACTGCAAAGTTTGATAAGGCAGAATTGAATGATTTGCAAGTTTCAGAAGATGAAATCAAAGAAGCTTACGATAATTTGGATAAGAATCTTATTGAAGCACTTAAAAGAGCATCTGGAAATATTGAAAAATTCCATAAGGCTCAAATACCAGAAGAATGGTTTATGGAAGTGAACACTGGAATCACTGCTGGACAAATCATCAGGCCAATAAACAGTGTTGGCTGTTACATTCCAGGAGGGAGAGCCGCTTACCCTTCATCTATTTTAATGGAAGTGATTCCTGCAAGAATAGCTGGAGTGGAAAGAATCATCTGTTGCACTCCTCCAGGAGCTGACGGCAAGATAATGGATGCAATCCTTGTTGCTGCAGACTTGGCAGGAGCTGATGAAATCTACAAGTGCGGTGGAGCTCAAGCTATTGCTGCAATGGCTTATGGAACTGAATCAATTGAAAAGGTCGAAAAGATTGTAGGTCCTGGAAACGTATTCGTTACCGGAGCAAAAAAACTTGTTTACGGTGACGTTGACATTGAATTCCCTGCAGGCCCATCAGAAGTGTTGATCTTATGTGACAGCACTGCAATTCCAGAATATCTTGCTCATGACTTCCTATCTCAAGCAGAGCATGACCCTGAAGCATCATGCTTCTTGGTGACTGATGATGTGAAAATAGCTGAAAAATCAAAAGATTTGATTGAAGAATTCTCAAAAGAGGCAGAAAGACGCGAAATCATTGAAGAGTCTTTAGAAAAGCACGGGCATATTATCCTTTGTGAAAATATGGACGATGCCATTGACTTTACAAATACATATGCTCCTGAACACTTGATCATTTGCACTGAAGATGATGCATCTGTGCTTGATAGAATCAAGAATGCAGGTTCAATTTTCCTAGGCAAATATTCTCCAGTTGCTGCTGGAGACTACGGTTCCGGAACAAACCATGTATTGCCAACAGGTGGTGGAGCTAAAATGTATTCCGGTCTTTCAACTGAAGCATTCCTTAAGAAACCTACTGTTCAAAACATTACAAGGGAAGGAATCGAGGAACTTTCTAAAACAGTCATTCCAATAGCTGAATATGAAGGATTCCATGCACATGCAAATTCCGTGAAAGTGAGACTGGATAAAAACTAA
- a CDS encoding 2,5-diamino-6-(ribosylamino)-4(3H)-pyrimidinone 5'-phosphate reductase, whose translation MKPYVILNAAMTLDGKIATKTGSSEISGKEDLERVHEIRKEVDGIMVGIGTVLADDPRLTVHKINARKEDNPVRVVVDNKARTPLDFRILDDDAETIIAVSSICDENNPDSDEDAVLRAKELSKRANVFYSSKESVDLVEFMEHLYSKGIETLMLEGGSTLNFSMIRENLIDEVRICIAPMIVGGKDSKTFFDGEGFDYMKEAIPLKLEKYYPLGKDFVMEYNVLK comes from the coding sequence ATGAAACCTTATGTAATCCTTAATGCAGCTATGACATTGGATGGAAAAATAGCTACAAAAACTGGAAGTTCTGAAATTTCAGGCAAAGAAGATCTTGAACGTGTTCATGAAATCAGAAAGGAAGTTGATGGCATTATGGTAGGAATTGGAACCGTTCTTGCAGATGACCCAAGACTTACCGTTCATAAGATTAATGCAAGAAAAGAGGACAATCCGGTTAGGGTTGTAGTTGACAATAAGGCAAGGACTCCACTTGATTTTCGGATATTGGATGATGATGCTGAAACAATCATTGCAGTAAGCAGCATTTGTGATGAGAATAATCCTGATTCTGATGAGGATGCAGTTCTAAGGGCTAAGGAGCTTTCCAAAAGAGCAAATGTTTTCTATTCCTCTAAGGAATCTGTTGATTTAGTTGAATTTATGGAGCATTTGTATTCAAAAGGAATTGAAACCCTTATGCTTGAAGGGGGATCCACACTTAACTTTTCCATGATACGTGAAAATCTTATTGATGAAGTGAGGATATGCATAGCTCCTATGATTGTTGGAGGAAAGGATTCCAAAACCTTCTTCGATGGGGAAGGATTCGATTATATGAAGGAAGCCATTCCATTGAAATTGGAAAAGTATTATCCTTTGGGAAAGGACTTTGTTATGGAATATAATGTTTTAAAATAA
- a CDS encoding NAD(P)/FAD-dependent oxidoreductase, with protein MQEYKVAIIGGGPAGMMAAIRAAQVLGPKTVCIMEKNDSLGKKLLMTGGGRCNIANGTPIHDQLKYYNKNKNFLKHALYTLPQEKLLEIFEEKDLEFHTEDKKRIFPDSEDAQDILDILEEYLEELGVDVHTDCPINANDIEHELNERMEPVFLIENDKISFNASKIVVSTGGITYPSTGSTGDGYRIASKMNHTLSDIKPGLVSFNVDDFLLRSLSGLTLSDVELSFKDKKKKVSVRGDALISHFGLTGPAVIDLSNLLIEKSKFTILDDALNQKSDDEFEELELFTNKISIDFTPDLTEEEIKEQITKDTPDNGKMSIKNYLKRFLPSNFIDYFLMKININPSKTMANITKKDKNKIAENLKRHHIEIESLEMDLAKVTIGGVKSKEIDSKTLQSRFVNGLYFAGEVLEMAGPTGGYNLQIAFATGYLAGQEAANSLK; from the coding sequence ATGCAGGAATATAAGGTAGCGATTATAGGAGGAGGGCCAGCAGGAATGATGGCTGCAATAAGGGCAGCACAAGTTTTAGGCCCAAAAACTGTATGCATAATGGAAAAGAATGATAGCTTAGGAAAAAAGCTTCTCATGACAGGTGGAGGACGCTGCAACATTGCAAACGGCACACCAATCCATGATCAATTGAAGTATTACAATAAAAACAAGAATTTCCTTAAGCATGCATTATACACATTGCCTCAAGAAAAACTGCTTGAAATATTTGAAGAGAAAGACCTTGAATTCCACACTGAAGACAAGAAGAGAATCTTCCCAGACAGTGAAGATGCTCAGGACATTTTAGATATTTTGGAAGAATATCTTGAAGAATTGGGAGTGGATGTACATACAGACTGTCCAATTAATGCAAATGATATAGAGCATGAATTAAATGAAAGAATGGAACCAGTATTCTTAATAGAAAATGATAAGATATCATTTAATGCATCAAAGATTGTAGTATCTACAGGAGGTATCACATACCCATCTACAGGGTCCACTGGAGACGGATATAGAATAGCTTCAAAAATGAATCATACCCTCAGCGACATCAAGCCGGGACTTGTTTCATTCAATGTGGATGACTTCCTGCTTAGAAGCCTAAGCGGACTTACATTAAGTGATGTTGAGCTTTCATTCAAAGACAAGAAGAAAAAGGTTTCCGTTAGAGGGGATGCATTGATCAGTCATTTTGGATTGACAGGCCCTGCAGTGATTGACTTAAGCAATCTGTTGATTGAAAAGTCCAAGTTTACAATCCTAGATGATGCCTTAAACCAAAAAAGTGATGATGAGTTTGAAGAGCTTGAATTGTTTACAAATAAAATCAGTATTGACTTCACTCCAGACTTGACTGAGGAAGAGATAAAAGAACAAATCACTAAAGACACACCGGACAATGGTAAGATGTCCATTAAGAACTATCTGAAAAGGTTCCTTCCATCCAATTTCATTGATTACTTCTTGATGAAAATCAATATCAACCCAAGCAAGACAATGGCTAACATTACCAAAAAGGACAAGAACAAGATAGCCGAAAACCTTAAGAGACATCATATTGAAATTGAATCCTTGGAAATGGATCTTGCAAAGGTTACCATTGGAGGAGTCAAGTCTAAAGAGATCGATTCCAAAACACTTCAATCCAGATTTGTGAATGGATTGTACTTTGCAGGAGAAGTTCTTGAGATGGCTGGACCAACTGGCGGATATAACTTGCAGATTGCATTTGCTACCGGTTACTTGGCAGGTCAAGAAGCTGCAAACAGTTTAAAATAA
- a CDS encoding class I SAM-dependent methyltransferase, with translation MIKLSYDMKVYRQHLREVLEKTDNVVELGAHVGKSSEIILYKLTTGRLISIDNSPEALEPMDRLSRYNDNFTFISGDVRLHETLEQVAKSIDRCDVLSIDLGGGYHPDTVFKVFYIWSSTLKPRDVLIRNQGLIDFVNSADYDEEFESSEGWLESCGNQGIPPQIKEFSLWSDKIG, from the coding sequence GTGATAAAGCTCAGTTATGATATGAAAGTCTATAGGCAACATTTGAGGGAAGTTTTGGAAAAGACAGACAATGTTGTTGAATTGGGGGCTCATGTAGGAAAATCAAGTGAAATAATCTTGTATAAATTGACCACTGGACGTTTAATCAGCATAGACAACAGTCCGGAAGCTCTTGAACCTATGGATAGGCTTTCAAGATACAATGATAATTTTACATTCATAAGCGGTGATGTAAGGCTTCACGAAACTTTGGAGCAGGTAGCTAAATCAATTGACAGATGTGATGTATTGTCTATAGACTTAGGTGGAGGATACCATCCAGACACAGTTTTCAAGGTCTTTTACATTTGGTCATCAACCCTTAAGCCAAGGGATGTTTTGATAAGAAATCAAGGTTTGATAGACTTTGTAAATTCTGCAGATTATGATGAAGAATTCGAGTCAAGTGAAGGATGGCTTGAATCTTGTGGAAATCAAGGAATCCCGCCTCAAATTAAGGAATTCAGTCTATGGAGCGATAAGATCGGGTGA
- the mtxX gene encoding methanogenesis marker protein Mmp4/MtxX, producing MNKTITMIRIVAGLGENENIIKASNELNEIDDLEITLVKTEDELIEAFKNPEIDAVIRGSLKASKVVKAIKDFKSSQTINRTTYINTEDDESFSNNYEFLLAPVGIDEGKNIEEKIILAVQAANFIQYLGKKPKIAVLAEGRKDDLGRSERIDESLISSEELTNRLIETFKELDNFDNDSDEISENYSIKNYYILLEQAIEDGYNIILANDGIFGNIMFRTLVLLDKWPSYGAVTLGIDEIFIDTSRDQTVEGYVRSLKLAYNLAKLRG from the coding sequence ATGAATAAAACAATTACTATGATTAGAATAGTGGCGGGTTTAGGAGAAAATGAAAATATCATTAAGGCTTCTAACGAACTCAATGAGATTGATGACTTGGAAATAACTTTAGTTAAAACTGAAGATGAACTCATAGAAGCATTCAAAAATCCGGAAATAGATGCGGTTATCAGAGGATCTCTAAAGGCATCTAAAGTAGTTAAAGCCATTAAAGATTTCAAATCAAGTCAAACAATCAACAGAACCACTTATATCAATACAGAAGATGATGAAAGCTTTTCCAATAATTATGAATTCCTTCTTGCTCCTGTAGGCATTGATGAAGGAAAGAACATAGAAGAAAAAATTATATTGGCTGTTCAAGCAGCTAATTTTATTCAATACCTTGGAAAGAAGCCTAAAATAGCTGTTTTGGCTGAAGGAAGAAAAGATGATTTGGGAAGAAGCGAGAGAATCGATGAAAGCCTAATATCTTCTGAAGAATTGACAAACAGATTAATAGAGACTTTCAAGGAATTGGATAATTTCGATAATGATAGTGATGAGATATCCGAGAATTATTCAATTAAAAACTATTACATTCTCTTGGAACAGGCTATTGAAGATGGCTATAACATCATTCTTGCAAATGATGGCATCTTTGGAAACATCATGTTCAGGACACTTGTGCTTCTTGACAAATGGCCAAGCTATGGTGCTGTAACACTTGGAATAGATGAGATATTCATTGATACAAGCCGTGACCAAACTGTTGAAGGTTATGTAAGAAGCTTAAAGTTAGCTTATAATCTTGCTAAATTAAGGGGATAA
- the uppS gene encoding polyprenyl diphosphate synthase: MNELDPNRMPKHVAIIMDGNRRYSKIQGNMEVIKGHEIGVDTLEKVLDWSIDLGIEIVTAYAFSTENFNRPQHEVEGLMNLFVKNFKRIVNHEKIHRNKVRVKVVGRTELLPDSVREAIREAEEATKDYDERLFNLAIGYDGRLEIVDAIKKISKQVKDGEISIDDIDEDMVSQNLYTEGLEDPSLIIRTSGEERLSGFLLWQSSYSELYFCDSLWPELRKVDYLRAIRDYQARDRRFGV; encoded by the coding sequence ATGAATGAATTAGACCCTAATAGAATGCCAAAGCATGTAGCTATTATCATGGACGGCAATAGAAGATACTCTAAGATTCAAGGAAATATGGAGGTTATCAAGGGCCATGAAATTGGTGTAGATACCTTAGAGAAGGTTCTTGACTGGAGTATTGATTTAGGAATTGAAATTGTAACCGCTTATGCATTTTCAACTGAAAACTTCAATAGACCTCAGCATGAAGTTGAAGGATTGATGAATCTTTTCGTAAAGAACTTCAAGAGAATTGTTAACCATGAAAAGATTCACAGGAACAAGGTTCGTGTTAAGGTTGTAGGAAGAACTGAACTCTTGCCTGATAGCGTACGGGAAGCTATTAGGGAAGCTGAAGAGGCTACAAAGGATTATGATGAAAGACTTTTCAACTTGGCTATCGGTTATGACGGCAGATTGGAAATCGTTGATGCAATCAAGAAAATATCTAAGCAAGTGAAAGATGGCGAGATTTCCATTGATGACATTGATGAGGATATGGTCAGCCAGAATCTTTACACTGAAGGCCTTGAAGATCCAAGTCTCATTATTAGGACAAGTGGAGAAGAAAGACTTAGTGGTTTCCTCTTATGGCAATCTTCTTACTCCGAGCTTTATTTCTGTGATAGCTTATGGCCAGAGTTAAGGAAAGTTGACTATTTAAGAGCCATTAGGGATTATCAAGCAAGAGACAGACGTTTTGGAGTCTAA
- a CDS encoding UPF0058 family protein: MYKDEMIQLHQFLVYVLKYLDTDNSAHEFFDDYLALNISPHHIHRTKAEHKHAIFVLSNIISEVILNKEEGSVPPNVSNALRDLVRKSKKELKAAEAAQSK, translated from the coding sequence ATGTATAAGGATGAAATGATTCAATTACATCAATTTTTAGTATATGTTTTAAAATATTTAGACACTGATAACTCTGCTCACGAGTTCTTTGACGATTACCTTGCGTTAAACATAAGTCCTCATCATATTCACAGAACAAAAGCAGAGCACAAACATGCAATATTCGTTCTTTCTAACATTATTTCTGAAGTGATTTTAAACAAGGAAGAGGGTTCTGTTCCTCCAAATGTTTCAAACGCTTTAAGGGATCTTGTAAGAAAATCCAAAAAAGAATTAAAGGCAGCTGAAGCTGCTCAATCCAAATAA
- a CDS encoding histidinol phosphate phosphatase domain-containing protein, whose translation MNYKRIDLHMHSLFSDGELLPSELARRALVLGHEAIAITDHVDYSNINTIPEISAAIDDINNNWDITVVLGAEITHAPVESIPDLADKARELGAKIVVVHGETLNEPVVEGTNFAAVNCKEIDILGHPGLITREEAELAKKNDVALEISARKGHCLGNGHVANIAREVGNDLLIDTDTHSPDNLITFERAMEIGLGAGMTKEEVLKATVDNPRKILKRNGINL comes from the coding sequence TTGAATTATAAAAGAATTGATTTACATATGCACAGCTTATTCAGTGATGGAGAGCTTTTGCCATCTGAACTTGCAAGAAGAGCACTTGTACTTGGACATGAAGCAATAGCTATCACAGACCATGTTGACTACTCAAACATCAATACCATCCCTGAAATCAGCGCGGCAATTGATGATATAAACAATAACTGGGACATTACAGTGGTTTTAGGCGCTGAAATCACTCATGCTCCTGTTGAATCCATTCCAGACCTTGCAGATAAGGCTCGTGAATTAGGTGCAAAGATTGTTGTTGTTCATGGTGAAACATTGAATGAACCTGTTGTGGAAGGAACCAACTTTGCTGCTGTTAACTGTAAGGAAATCGATATTTTAGGCCATCCTGGACTCATTACCCGTGAAGAGGCAGAGCTTGCTAAAAAGAATGATGTCGCTTTGGAAATCAGTGCAAGAAAAGGCCACTGCTTAGGAAACGGTCACGTAGCAAACATTGCAAGAGAAGTTGGAAATGATCTCTTAATCGATACAGACACCCATTCCCCTGACAATTTAATTACATTTGAAAGAGCAATGGAAATAGGATTAGGAGCGGGAATGACAAAAGAAGAAGTGTTGAAAGCTACCGTTGATAATCCTAGAAAAATCTTAAAAAGAAATGGAATAAACCTTTAA
- the aspS gene encoding aspartate--tRNA(Asn) ligase gives MDYLLGDLRRTHYSKDVNPDISGEEVLIMGWVHEIRDLGGIIFVIIRDRDGLVQITAPSKKVDANILDDLRALRKESVVAIKGTVQDAGKAPNGVEIIPAEVIILNPAKQPLPMDPTEKVKAEIDTRLNSRFLDLRKANVSSIFKIKANMFKTVRDYFYEQGMIEINTPKLVASATEGGTELFPITYFEKEAFLGQSPQLYKQMMMGAGFDKVFEIGQIFRAEEHDTLRHLNEAVSIDCEISFADDVDVMKVLDGMITAVLKSTKENCAKELEILEYDLSAIPEGPFPEVKYDDAVDIINSKGIDMEWGEDLSREAEKALGDTQEGFYFLTDWPSAIKPFYAMPYEDTPEISHAFDLMYKNLEISSGSTRVHQYDLLVKQMVERDLNPDGFGSYLKAFEYGMAPHAGWGVGADRLAMVLTGVENIRETVLFPRDRHRLTP, from the coding sequence GTGGATTATTTATTAGGCGACTTAAGAAGAACTCATTATTCAAAAGACGTAAACCCAGATATCAGTGGGGAAGAAGTCCTTATCATGGGTTGGGTACATGAAATAAGAGATTTAGGTGGAATCATCTTCGTAATCATTAGAGACAGAGATGGATTAGTGCAAATCACTGCACCAAGTAAAAAGGTAGACGCAAACATCTTAGATGATTTAAGAGCACTCAGAAAAGAATCTGTAGTGGCTATTAAAGGTACTGTGCAAGATGCAGGAAAAGCACCAAATGGTGTTGAAATCATTCCAGCGGAAGTAATTATCCTTAACCCTGCTAAACAGCCATTGCCAATGGACCCTACCGAAAAGGTAAAGGCTGAAATCGATACAAGATTAAACTCTAGATTCTTGGATTTAAGAAAAGCAAATGTAAGCTCTATCTTCAAGATAAAAGCTAACATGTTCAAAACCGTTCGTGACTACTTCTATGAACAAGGCATGATTGAAATCAACACTCCTAAGCTTGTAGCATCCGCTACTGAAGGAGGAACTGAACTTTTCCCAATCACTTACTTTGAAAAAGAAGCATTCCTCGGCCAATCTCCACAATTATACAAACAGATGATGATGGGTGCTGGATTTGACAAGGTATTTGAAATCGGCCAAATCTTCAGAGCAGAAGAGCATGATACCTTAAGACACTTGAACGAAGCGGTTTCCATTGACTGTGAAATCTCATTTGCAGATGACGTTGATGTAATGAAAGTATTGGATGGCATGATCACTGCAGTACTTAAATCCACTAAGGAAAACTGCGCTAAAGAATTGGAAATCTTGGAATACGACTTAAGCGCTATCCCTGAAGGACCATTCCCAGAAGTGAAATACGATGATGCTGTAGACATAATCAATTCCAAAGGAATCGATATGGAATGGGGAGAAGACTTATCCAGAGAAGCTGAAAAAGCTTTAGGTGACACTCAAGAAGGTTTCTACTTCTTAACCGATTGGCCATCAGCTATCAAGCCATTCTATGCTATGCCTTACGAAGACACTCCAGAAATCAGCCATGCTTTCGACTTGATGTACAAAAACCTTGAAATTTCCTCAGGTTCCACTAGGGTTCACCAATACGACCTTTTAGTGAAACAAATGGTTGAAAGAGACTTAAACCCAGATGGATTCGGAAGCTACTTGAAAGCATTCGAATACGGTATGGCTCCTCACGCTGGTTGGGGTGTAGGTGCTGACAGATTAGCTATGGTATTGACCGGTGTTGAAAACATTAGGGAAACTGTACTCTTCCCAAGAGACAGACACAGATTAACCCCATAA
- a CDS encoding TatD family hydrolase, whose product MIDTHCHIDFDEFDEDRDKVISRAKEKLNAVINSGYGLESNAKALALSKEYEGFVYPTFGFHPVSSQNSPQEEIDAAHKQMIDHLDEILAVGEVGMDFFYCTDKALRARQQEIFTGFIEIANEYKKPLLIHGRDCEKKIFNLLKDYDDIPKVIYHCYGGSLKTARKILDMEDHYLSCSTMVCYSPRHQDLFKEIPLERILTETDSPYLAMTKDERNEPANVALAVEKLAELHETSVDDVSLQTEKNARYVFDI is encoded by the coding sequence ATGATAGATACACATTGCCATATAGATTTTGATGAATTTGATGAAGATAGGGATAAGGTTATATCCAGAGCTAAAGAGAAGCTCAATGCTGTCATCAATTCAGGGTATGGTTTGGAAAGCAATGCAAAGGCATTGGCTCTTTCAAAGGAGTATGAAGGATTTGTTTATCCAACCTTCGGATTCCATCCTGTATCATCCCAGAACTCTCCTCAAGAGGAGATAGATGCAGCACATAAGCAGATGATTGACCATCTTGATGAGATTTTGGCAGTTGGGGAAGTTGGAATGGATTTCTTCTATTGCACAGACAAGGCATTGAGAGCTCGCCAGCAGGAAATCTTCACAGGATTTATTGAAATTGCAAATGAATACAAGAAACCATTGCTTATTCACGGAAGGGACTGTGAAAAGAAGATATTCAATTTGCTAAAGGATTATGATGATATTCCTAAAGTGATCTATCATTGTTATGGAGGTAGCCTGAAGACAGCAAGGAAGATCTTGGATATGGAAGACCATTACCTAAGCTGTTCGACTATGGTATGCTACAGTCCGAGACATCAAGACCTTTTCAAGGAAATTCCACTTGAAAGAATCTTGACTGAAACTGACAGCCCATACTTGGCAATGACCAAGGATGAAAGGAATGAACCTGCAAATGTTGCACTTGCAGTTGAGAAATTAGCTGAATTGCATGAAACTAGTGTGGATGATGTATCTCTACAAACTGAAAAGAATGCAAGATATGTATTTGACATATAA
- a CDS encoding DUF4012 domain-containing protein, whose translation MRRKQKLIIAILSVILIWLLIVIGTFFIGGPDLAAENKTILVLAADKYEQSNGGCDMAFIVRLENGHLKSYDPFYPGGMVHPTQPAPGNLKGNMRFHDCLWNGVEEGMQYAKEIVEYRNGTKIDAVVLIYDEGLDNIIDSVRPLEVDGEVTTLSATDIIRENDNYNGYKGNGGVTGTMNRADAVMVLVKALSNAAKDPDKKQTMVKAAMDEYNKGNIVMTPKGSFARLLATKGFESIV comes from the coding sequence ATGAGGCGGAAACAAAAACTAATTATAGCAATTCTTTCTGTTATTCTTATTTGGTTATTAATAGTTATAGGGACCTTTTTCATAGGGGGTCCTGATTTAGCTGCAGAAAACAAGACTATTTTAGTTTTAGCAGCTGACAAGTATGAGCAGTCAAACGGTGGATGTGATATGGCATTCATTGTTCGTTTAGAAAATGGACACTTAAAGAGCTATGATCCATTTTACCCTGGTGGAATGGTGCACCCAACACAACCTGCTCCCGGAAATCTGAAAGGAAATATGCGGTTCCACGATTGTCTTTGGAATGGTGTTGAAGAGGGTATGCAATATGCAAAAGAGATTGTAGAGTACCGTAACGGAACTAAAATCGATGCGGTTGTTCTTATCTATGATGAAGGATTAGATAATATCATAGATTCAGTAAGGCCTCTTGAAGTTGACGGTGAAGTAACTACCCTTAGTGCAACTGACATTATCCGTGAAAACGACAATTACAACGGATATAAAGGCAATGGTGGTGTAACTGGAACCATGAATAGGGCTGATGCAGTAATGGTATTGGTTAAAGCTCTTTCTAATGCTGCAAAAGACCCAGATAAAAAACAAACCATGGTAAAAGCAGCTATGGACGAGTATAACAAAGGTAATATTGTTATGACTCCAAAAGGTTCCTTTGCACGTTTACTCGCAACAAAAGGATTTGAAAGTATTGTATAA